The following DNA comes from Tepidisphaeraceae bacterium.
GATCTACGCGGCGATGGGCTTGGCGACGCTGGCCAAGGGGCCGGTGGGGTTCATCGTGCCGGCGGCGGTGATCGGCATGTTCCTGCTGATCACGCATTTGCCGAAGATCGCGCCCATCCCGCTGCACGTGCGCGGGCTGGAGCGGTGGAAGATGCTGGCCGGTCGGGCGGTGCGGCCGTTCGCGCCGAGGCACTTCCTGCGCGTGCTGTGGATGATGCGGCCGATCACGTTGTTCGTCGTGGTGATGGCGGTGGCGCTGCCGTGGTACCTGTGGGTGCACGAGCGGTCGGACGGCGTGTGGACGCGCGGGTTCTTCCTCGAACACAACATCGGCCGGGCGGCGCAGGCGATGGAAGGCCATGGCGGCGGGCCGTGGTATTACCCGGGCACGATCATCCTCGGGTTCTTCCCGTGGATCATCCTGCTGGTGCCGGCGTTCATATCAGCCATCGCCTGGGTGCGGCGGCGCGACAACGACCGGCCGGGCTACCTGTTTGCCCTGTGCTGGGCGTGCGTGTGGGTGGGCGTGTTCACGGTTGCCAGCACGAAGCTGCCGACGTACATCACGCCGATGTACCCGGCGATGGCGCTGCTGACCGGCGCGTACATCCACCGCTGGCAACGCGGCGAGGCCGTGCCTGACCCGCTGAAGGTGCGGCTGGCGTTCGGCATTCTGGCGTTCATCGGCGTCGGCACGATCATCGGCTTGGCGATCGCGATGCACACCACCTTTGGTGGCGGGCAGTGGCTGGGCGCGATCGGGATCATCCCGATCATTGGCGCGATCATCTGCTGGCGGCTGGCTGAGCAACGCCGCCGCGAGGCGACGATGATCGCGTTCGGCGTGATGGCGGGCGTGTTTGTGCTGACGTTGTTCGCCGTCGGCACGCCGGTGGTGGACCGGTTCCAGCTTAGCCACAAGCTGCTGGCGGCCATCGACCAGAACAGCGACAACCCGAGCGTGCACTCGTTCGGCCGGCTGGAGCCGAGCTGGGTGTTCTATCTGGGTCGGACGATCAACGAGATTCCCAAGGGCGACTACGCGGAGGCCGCGTCATTCCTGGAAGGCGGCCGCGAGCGGTTCCTGATCACGACGCTGGACCGCTACGAGCGACTTCGCCCCACCCTGCCGGCCGACGTGGTGAATCTGGAGACCATCCCCTACTTTGGGCGCGAAGGTGAGATCGTGGTGATTGGCCGACATGCGGCGGTGGCGACGAACTGAATGCAGTAGAGGTGAACGGGTTCGCGAAAGAATGATCTTCTGTGGGACAGGCATTCCTGCCTGTCTCTCCCCCCGCTTTCCCCGTGCATTCTGCGGAAGGTGAATACGGGGGGAGACCAAGAGAGACAGGCAAGAATGCCTGTCCTACAGAAGAGCGCAGCACATGCGCCCGACATAGCCGGGCGCGACCGATAGCCGAAGGACACCGCAAGCCATGGATAAGCGCCCCATCTCGATCGTCATCCCCCTGCTCGACGAGGTCGAGAACCTGCCGAAGCTGTACGAAGAGTTGATCGCGGTCGCGCGAGACAACAACTACACGTTCGATATCACGTTCGTCGACGACGGCTCAAAGGACGGGTCGTGGGAGGTGATCGAGCGCCTGGCCGCGGCCGACCCGAACGTGCGGGGCATCTGCTTCCGCCGCAACTTCGGCAAGGCGGCGGCCCTGAGCGCGGGGTTCGAGGTAGCCAAGGGGCCGCTCATCATGACGCTCGACGGCGATTTGCAGGACGACCCGCGCGAGATCCCCCGCTTCCTCGAGCAGATGGACAGCGGGCTGGACGTCGTCAGCGGCTGGAAGCAGACCCGCCATGATCCCATCCACAAGGTCTGGCCGTCGCGCGTGTTCAACGGCATGGTCAGCGGATTGACCGGCGTGCGCCTGCACGACCACAACTGCGGCATGAAATGCTACCGGGCCGAGATCTTCGACGAGGTCCGCCTGTACGGCGAGCTGCACCGCTTCGTGCCCGTTCTGGCGGCCGCCAAGGGGTGGAAGGTCGGCGAGATCGCGATCAACCACCGTCCGCGCACGGCCGGTCATTCGAAGTACGGCGTGCGGCGGTTCGTCAAAGGCTTCCTCGACCTGCTCTCGGTCTACTTCATCACCGGCTACGGCCAGCGCCCGCTGCATCTGCTGGGTACCTTCGGGTTGGTCGCGTTCCTGCTGGGTGGCGTGGGCATGACCTACCTCGGCATCTATTGGGTGCTACGCGTGACGATCGGCGACGAAAGCTGGCTGCCGTTGCACCAGCGGCCCGCCGTCATCTACTCTGCGGCGCTGCTGCTGCTGGGGGCGCAGTTGATGTCGATCGGGTTTATCGCGGAGTTGATTACGGCGAATGCCAGGCGCGACGTGACGCCATATTCAACGAAGCGGGTGACGAAGCGGATCGAGAAAGCGGAAGAGCTCACGCGGGTTTGATGGGTTGGACACGCCTTCATCACTCTGGTCCCTCTCCCGGTACTCCGGGAGAGGCTAGGTGAGGGTGATTTCGGACGGCGGACGGCCCACGAATGGGCACGAATCGACACGAATAGGAAGACAGAGAACCGCGCGCCTCTTATTCGTGTTCCTTCGTGCCCATACGTGGGCAATTTCTTAGCCTCGCCGTGTGGGGCAGAACAAATCAC
Coding sequences within:
- a CDS encoding glycosyltransferase family 2 protein, with the translated sequence MDKRPISIVIPLLDEVENLPKLYEELIAVARDNNYTFDITFVDDGSKDGSWEVIERLAAADPNVRGICFRRNFGKAAALSAGFEVAKGPLIMTLDGDLQDDPREIPRFLEQMDSGLDVVSGWKQTRHDPIHKVWPSRVFNGMVSGLTGVRLHDHNCGMKCYRAEIFDEVRLYGELHRFVPVLAAAKGWKVGEIAINHRPRTAGHSKYGVRRFVKGFLDLLSVYFITGYGQRPLHLLGTFGLVAFLLGGVGMTYLGIYWVLRVTIGDESWLPLHQRPAVIYSAALLLLGAQLMSIGFIAELITANARRDVTPYSTKRVTKRIEKAEELTRV
- a CDS encoding glycosyltransferase family 39 protein; this encodes MAMNQLTRHLLILIVVAGAVFFANLGAARLWDRDEPRNAGCAREMIERGDWVVPYFNDEVRVHKPILLYWLMIGSYTLFDVSEFTARLPSALQGLGTVLLTYFIGRRLFNPQAAVWAGAILATCIMFGVVARAATPDSTLCFTATLAMFAYVYTAFPKKDPAASPLDRPARTSYFPVKLWHAVLIYAAMGLATLAKGPVGFIVPAAVIGMFLLITHLPKIAPIPLHVRGLERWKMLAGRAVRPFAPRHFLRVLWMMRPITLFVVVMAVALPWYLWVHERSDGVWTRGFFLEHNIGRAAQAMEGHGGGPWYYPGTIILGFFPWIILLVPAFISAIAWVRRRDNDRPGYLFALCWACVWVGVFTVASTKLPTYITPMYPAMALLTGAYIHRWQRGEAVPDPLKVRLAFGILAFIGVGTIIGLAIAMHTTFGGGQWLGAIGIIPIIGAIICWRLAEQRRREATMIAFGVMAGVFVLTLFAVGTPVVDRFQLSHKLLAAIDQNSDNPSVHSFGRLEPSWVFYLGRTINEIPKGDYAEAASFLEGGRERFLITTLDRYERLRPTLPADVVNLETIPYFGREGEIVVIGRHAAVATN